The Ziziphus jujuba cultivar Dongzao chromosome 5, ASM3175591v1 genome segment GACGTTTCCTGCAATCCACTTTTTTCTTTCCGGTTTAAGCAATTCATAACAACTACTGCTGAAGATGTTAATTCATTGCCAAAACTTCCTCTCTCCCCGATTTCGCTATTTGAATAGAAATACTAGAAACTTATATAGCTACACAAAGTTAGACGATACTACctcagtattattattattgtttttgttgttgtttatggATCTGATATATGTGATCGATTCGGTTTATCTTTACCTCTCAAagtctaaagagaaaaaaacaaaaacaaaaacaaaaaaactttatattctTTATCTTTAGTTAAATATCTGTACATTGAGCGAAGGGTCACCTTTTGTTATCGGATATATCCATCACTCTTCCAAATTATCCACATAGGATCACAAgttgtaaaaattaataaaagttgCAATATATAGCAAATTAGTAATTGTAGTCAATTGCTAGCCAgcttaatattaattgattaatataattCCATTAAATATCTTATAATATAGATTaatctcattttttttctcttggatTGATACAGTAGCTGATATGcttgatatataattaaaacatatagtATTGcataagatgatgatgatgatgatgatgatgagaggCCAAAGCAGCAGGCAGAGCAATGTGGAGGCAATTGAGAAGGATGGAAAATGGAAGTTATAATTATTTCAACTTTCAAGGGCACTTGCGCCGACCACCGTGGGTGATCATGTTGGCATAGCAAGGACAGGTATCATAGTTACCGGCAGTGCCCGGTGGAACGCAACCGCAACGATCGCAGCAAGTTCCACATGCCCGTTTGCATAAACGTTGCCTCGATGACAATTTGCATCTCTCTTCACACCTTCCATCACAATCTGCAGTACACAAAGCACGTGCATATATATAACGTACATATTTTTCCTAGTTATTtagaaattagaataaaaaaaggctttcaaaattaacaaaggactaattaattagtaaagaGTCATTGAATATACCTATGGgctgtggtggtggtggtggtgcgcCTCCAATGCCGGTTTCAGGAGGAGGGCTGTCAATGTTGGTTCTGCTCACCTGCTAATTAAATGGCAATGtacccccaaaaaataaataaataaataaataaggtatATATTTTGAGTTAGTAGTACTCACTTGGAGGGGTTAGATTAAAAGATTATGAAGTTggtgagaattaattactttacCATTTCATCAGCATCAGCAGCTAGGTAGATGAGGATAAAAGAAAGGAGAAGAGAAACAAATGGAGTTTTGGAGATATTGGGCATGGTGATTATGTTTAAGAGATTGTAGCCACAGAAAGGAAGAGTTGAGATTGGTGTTTGTAACTTTTGTATCCCAAAAGTTTGGTTCTAGACTCCAGAGATGATATATTGCTAGCTGGCTGTGTATGAAGAACAAAAATGCGTTATTTATAGGGAAAGAATATTGGAGAGCATTAGAAgagaatatttattaattgaggGTTTGGTCGGTGTGAAGGTGGGTGTAGAGAAGTGAAAGCACCAATTATATATACGACAGAGAATTACCACATCATCATTTTCTCTTAgcattaaatgaaaaaatgttAAACTTTGAGttgtaaaatagataataaattctaatatatatatatatatatatatcactttcAAGTTTCAATATCAAAGTGAGAAACATCCAAACGCAAATTAATTGAGCAAGAAGTcatcaatcaattaatattcAATATGTGGGTAAATCTTCTAATTTTCATCCCAATTCGATCTAATTAGTAATTTATAATCTGAATATTGAAATAATACagctcatatatgtatatgcattaTGATTGGGAATTTGCGAATGTGATTATAATTATGTTCATCAAAATGataaaagtatttaatatatattaatgaagattttttttttttggtggctaGTGGTTGAATTAAGGATtgctcttctttttgttttgtgtgGCATCTTTGGAAGGGGGAAAAGTATTTATCTTTTTGAAGCTGCCGAGCCAGTCAGCCAGAAAATGAAGAATTAATGAGCGTATAGCTTGTCGAGGACCTGAAGTGGATGAGCAAAATCAGTAAAAGCAAACAGCTGTGCATTTTCGCTGGATTCCTACGATTAATTGAATCCAATGGTGGAGGTGAAATCATCATGTCCACGTGACTTCTATGTTGAGGCACTTTTGACGATGGTCTTAGTTGGCGGAACAGAATCCCTTTGGTCAATTTCATGGCTCCTTAAAgcatttaaattgaatatattttccACTTTTTAATCCCCAAAGTAACCTTTTATtactagaatatatatatatatatatatgtacaatatatatagtatatgttTCGGTTGTAGTTCTATATTCTTTGGTATATTGGCTTGACTGCATTAATTATCGCTGCAAGAAGTTTAATCTTCTattcatattaatttaaattaaaaatcttaagTTTAAATTCCCACGATCCTTCAGCAAGATTGATTAAATGTACGAGTTAATTTGTGGATCTTTTTAGAAGGACAATATTTATAAGGATGAGGCTTGAGATAAGCTGAAAATCGCAACCTCAAATTATTAAGGATGTGACCCGCCCTCTAGCTTCTTGTATCcttgaaaacaaaaatcttgGACAACAACTCGCAATcggtttattaattaagattctCCTTTCACCAACACGTACAAAAACTCTTCTCTCAAGTCTTAGCTGTAcactatacatacatatatatatatatatatatgcaaatttttaatttttaattttcttatttgcgGCCTGGCCCCTAATCTTAATTAGTATGTTGATCAATAAGCGTTCTCTCAGATGTAAATAGTTCCCTCACCTTTAATATcatgaaaagaaacaaaataaattttcttgtgTAATAAGTTAAAAGGAAAATTCATTGAGGATATTTTAATGTCCATCAACTTAAtcgacatatatttatatatatatatatatatatatataatgcaagttttaaaaatctatataagaAGTGTATCCAACTGTTAATTAATGATTTGCACTAGAAGGTAATTAAGCACATGATGGTCAGTGATTAAGCTAGCTTGTAAAAGGAAATCTGCatcttcattaattttatttgtgtaGAGACGGGATGGAAATTAGGTACGCATATACACTGCCTGCTTCTTTCTGAACCTCTCCTTATATAATTCCCTATAACCAAAAGGAAAGCTCCCAATACACGGTCGGCCCCACCAAAAATAAGTTAAACAAGAGttcattgaaaaagaaaagaaacgattcttttttgaaaagttcTTTTTGCAAGTCCAAACAATCTTATATACAATCTCATAAGTTTCAAACTTACCAAAGTAtccattcatatatttttttcttccgcCCTTTTCATTAGGATTTTGGGTTTCTTAAAAAactgtaattatatatatggagaaGCCGCCAGACCTGGTCCAAGAGTTTGTCTACCATTGCAACAGGGCACCGATGCTTCCTCCCAAAGGTGGCGGctcctttttttcatttttatttctaacaattttttaaacGTTTTTCTGGCTGCTTCGTGGTGGCAaggtcatattttttttaatgttttcttgAAGAAGGAATTTGCAAGTGACTGAACTCTAGTTCTCATCGGTTCGTTTATACAGTGTAGACTTTTTTAATGGTTTGTTCGAAACTCCATCACGGATGCAAATAAGATATttaagtaaaaagaaaatttaaaaaaaatgaataaaaataaatagaagggTAATCTAGGAAATTTAAGATAGAGGTATAAAGTTCTTCTGTACTACAACCACAACTTCTCTTCTTTTCTATTATTTAGGTTTATATGacgatcaaaataaataattacaaagactttatatatatatatatatatatatacagcgcAGTCCCCAGtagccaaaagaaaaaagaaaaaacaggcatgcatatattaatttaattaattagctttATTCGATGCGAAATTTAATCAACACAAATTTATTTTACACAACgccttcttatatatatatatatatatatatatatatataagagaaattATTCGACCGACTAATTTTTCTTCATCCATGCAAAATATCCAGTGTCGCAACTATTAGCAGTTGGCCTGTATTGAAATTGATTAAGGGCACTTGCGCCTCCCACCGTGAGTGGTCAAGGCGGCATAGCAAGGACAGACCTCCTGGTTACCAGCAGTGCCCGGTGGAACACAGTTACAACGTTGACAGCAAGTCCCACATGCCCTCTTGCACAGCCGAGGCCTTGACGATTTTTGGCACCTCGCAGCGCATGCTCCACCACAATCTATAAACCACACAAAACTTATGCGAATTAATGTCCATTTTTTTGCCTTGAAATGTTTAAATCAAAcgctaattttatatatatagtttttctctCATCCAGGAAatcctaaacaaaatttgttcAAGTAATAGGATGCCTTTCAAAGCCTTATTACCAGTACTAGAATGTACCGTGAACAAATTTTGTATAGGACCGCGTAAGAGAGGATTATGTTTTTCATTATATACCTATTTTCCCGTCTAAAGAACTCTTCTCTATATTTCCATCATACTTCTGCATCATTCAAAAATTGAGTGCATGTTAGTAGAGTGGGggtaaactaatatttttatatgctctGAAAATTCTGACACGGAAAACGatgaaaatccaaaaattaaaatatagataattatgTTGCCTTTGGTACCTTAGAAGGTGTAGAAGCTTCCACAAGATAGATAGCAAGAAGGGAAATGAGAAGTGAAAGGATCACAAGCTTGGAGATGGCCATGAGAGAAGACCGAGTACAAAAATGTAAGGTTTTCGATGGTTTCAGACCTAATTGAAACCTTGCATATTGTAAGAGAGACATAGTGTCTATTTATAGGAAGAGTCAATGAGACAGAGGTCCATGCAGGGCCGAGACATCTCAAGGTAACAAAGCCaaaatagagaataaaaaattataaaccaatTGTATACTaacacattaaaaaataaaaaagaagaatgaggaggagaagaaaattttaaaatagtggAGTAGTGACTTGTCAAGGAATATCTGGTAGTGAAAGGCATTAAGAATAATCAATCATCTGTGAGAAGAAATGATCTGCTTCTTTTTCATTGGGCCAGTGGATTGCGTTTTTCCAGTGGGCTTCAtggtttttaatcatttat includes the following:
- the LOC107435839 gene encoding gibberellin-regulated protein 11 isoform X1: MPNISKTPFVSLLLSFILIYLAADADEMQVSRTNIDSPPPETGIGGAPPPPPQPIDCDGRCEERCKLSSRQRLCKRACGTCCDRCGCVPPGTAGNYDTCPCYANMITHGGRRKCP
- the LOC107435839 gene encoding gibberellin-regulated protein 11 isoform X2 — encoded protein: MPNISKTPFVSLLLSFILIYLAADADEMVSRTNIDSPPPETGIGGAPPPPPQPIDCDGRCEERCKLSSRQRLCKRACGTCCDRCGCVPPGTAGNYDTCPCYANMITHGGRRKCP
- the LOC107435835 gene encoding gibberellin-regulated protein 1, yielding MSLLQYARFQLGLKPSKTLHFCTRSSLMAISKLVILSLLISLLAIYLVEASTPSKKYDGNIEKSSLDGKIDCGGACAARCQKSSRPRLCKRACGTCCQRCNCVPPGTAGNQEVCPCYAALTTHGGRRKCP